One Dromiciops gliroides isolate mDroGli1 chromosome 3, mDroGli1.pri, whole genome shotgun sequence DNA segment encodes these proteins:
- the LOC122748046 gene encoding olfactory receptor 52K2-like — protein MSALNWTNLHPKTFLLLGIPGLETIQIWISIPFCLVYMLALLGNCTLLIIIKNDPSLHEPMYIFLSMLSVADLMITTTTLPKILSLFWFNDKVIYLEACLTQIFLIHSLTTMESGFCLAMAFDRYVAICNPLRHSAILTNAVIKSLGLVIVVRGVILLSPHPFMLRWLPYCRTNIIPHTYCEFMALIKLSCAQTKIHRAYSLSVAFLTAGLDFILIICSYVLILHAVFHLPSKEARRKTLGTCGSHVWVILTFYTPAFFSFLTHRFGHNIAPHVHIFIANIYLLIPPMVNPIIYGVKTKRIRERFLKIFMD, from the coding sequence ATGTCAGCACTCAACTGGACCAATCTGCATCCCAAAACCTTTCTCCTCCTTGGAATTCCAGGACTAGAAACCATTCAAATCTGGATCTCCATCCCCTTCTGTCTGGTGTATATGTTGGCCCTCCTGGGGAACTGCACCCTTCTAATCATCATCAAAAATGACCCTAGCCTACATGAGCCCATGTACATTTTTCTCTCCATGCTTTCAGTGGCAGACTTGATGATTACCACCACCACATTGCCCAAGATCCTCAGTCTCTTCTGGTTTAATGATAAAGTGATATACCTTGAAGCTTGTCTCACTCAGATATTTCTTATACACTCTCTGACCACCATGGAGTCTGGCTTCTGTTTGGCCATGGCATTTGACCGCTATGTGGCCATCTGTAACCCCCTTAGACACTCAGCTATTTTGACCAATGCAGTTATCAAGAGCCTAGGTTTGGTCATTGTTGTTCGGGGAGTTATTTTGCTGAGTCCTCATCCCTTCATGCTTCGATGGCTTCCCTACTGTAGGACCAACATTATCCCCCATACCTACTGTGAATTCATGGCACTGATCAAACTTTCCTGTGCCCAGACCAAGATCCATAGAGCCTACAGTCTCTCTGTTGCTTTCCTTACTGCAGGACTGGACTTCATCCTGATTATCTGTTCCTATGTCCTCATTCTCCATGCTGTATTTCACCTACCCTCCAAGGAAGCTAGACGGAAGACCCTGGGCACCTGTGGCTCCCATGTGTGGGTCATTTTAACTTTTTATACTCctgccttcttctccttccttacaCATAGGTTTGGTCATAATATTGCTCCCCATGTCCACATTTTTATAGCCAACATCTACCTTCTTATCCCACCCATGGTGAATCCTATAATTTATGGTGTTAAAACAAAACGGATTCGGGAGAGGTTCCTTAAAATCTTCATGGACTAA